From the Paludibacterium paludis genome, one window contains:
- a CDS encoding acetyl-CoA C-acyltransferase, which translates to MVKQVQEAYIVAATRTPVGKAPRGMMRHVRPDDMLAHVITGALAQVPGLDPNLISDCVVGCAFPEAEQGLNMARIGVLLAGLPDTVGGITINRYCSSGINAVQIAADRIRMGEADVVIAAGSESMSMVPMMGNKVSLNPEVFAKDENYAIAYGMGLTAEKVAQQWGVSREDQDAFAVESHRRALAAIDSGAFKSEITPLPATYRIPNLETGEVQLVNKLLDTDEGPRRETSLEGLAKLKTVFDAKGSVTAGNSSQMSDGAGAVIIVSERILKEFNLTPIGRYVTFSVKGVPPAIMGIGPKEAIPAALKQAGLAQSDMKWIELNEAFAAQALAVIRDLELDTSLVNPHGGAIALGHPLGATGAIRTATLLHGMRGRGQKGYGMVTMCIGTGMGAAGIIEVL; encoded by the coding sequence ATGGTCAAGCAAGTACAGGAAGCTTATATCGTAGCCGCCACCCGTACCCCGGTTGGCAAGGCTCCGCGTGGCATGATGCGCCACGTCCGTCCGGACGACATGCTCGCGCATGTCATCACCGGCGCGCTCGCCCAGGTGCCCGGCCTGGATCCCAACCTGATTTCCGATTGTGTGGTGGGCTGCGCCTTCCCCGAGGCGGAGCAGGGCCTGAACATGGCGCGTATCGGCGTGCTGCTCGCCGGCTTGCCGGATACGGTTGGCGGTATCACCATCAACCGTTATTGCTCCTCCGGCATCAACGCCGTGCAGATCGCGGCCGACCGCATCCGCATGGGCGAGGCGGACGTCGTGATCGCGGCCGGCTCGGAATCGATGTCGATGGTGCCGATGATGGGCAACAAGGTTTCCCTGAATCCGGAAGTGTTCGCCAAGGATGAAAACTACGCGATCGCTTACGGCATGGGTCTGACCGCGGAAAAAGTCGCCCAGCAATGGGGCGTTTCCCGAGAAGATCAGGACGCCTTCGCCGTCGAGTCGCATCGCCGCGCGCTGGCCGCCATCGATTCGGGCGCTTTCAAGAGCGAAATCACCCCGCTGCCGGCCACTTACCGGATTCCCAACCTGGAAACCGGCGAGGTGCAACTGGTCAACAAGCTGCTCGACACCGACGAGGGCCCGCGCCGCGAAACCTCGCTCGAAGGTCTGGCCAAACTGAAGACCGTGTTCGATGCCAAGGGTTCGGTGACGGCCGGCAACAGCTCGCAGATGTCCGACGGCGCCGGCGCGGTGATCATCGTGTCCGAACGCATTCTCAAGGAGTTCAACCTGACTCCGATCGGCCGCTATGTCACCTTCTCGGTGAAGGGGGTTCCCCCGGCGATCATGGGCATCGGTCCGAAGGAAGCCATTCCGGCCGCCCTCAAGCAAGCCGGCCTCGCCCAGTCCGACATGAAGTGGATCGAACTGAACGAGGCGTTCGCCGCCCAGGCGCTCGCGGTGATCCGTGACCTGGAACTCGATACCTCGCTCGTCAATCCGCATGGCGGCGCGATCGCCCTGGGTCACCCGCTGGGCGCGACCGGCGCGATCCGTACGGCGACGCTGCTGCACGGCATGCGCGGTCGCGGGCAGAAGGGCTACGGCATGGTGACGATGTGCATCGGCACCGGCATGGGCGCCGCGGGCATCATCGAAGTGCTGTAA
- a CDS encoding TetR/AcrR family transcriptional regulator, which yields MEASKPDTATRILDVSERLFVEHGFEGTSLRMITQQAEVNLAAVNYHFGSKDALFESVFMRRLAPLVAACLAELDRLDAAEGKTTVEELVMAFIRPCLALSKDPSRGGALFVRLLSRALVENHRLLRETISQQYSVFVHRFGKAFKEALPGLSDEELAWRMHLAFGIMFNAFAGNDVLKIFVRSQVVTARDPDMIVKHLLPFVVSGLVAPAQG from the coding sequence ATGGAAGCGAGTAAACCCGATACCGCCACCCGAATACTGGATGTGTCCGAGAGGCTGTTTGTCGAACACGGGTTCGAAGGGACCTCGCTGCGCATGATCACCCAGCAGGCGGAAGTCAACCTCGCTGCGGTGAATTACCACTTCGGCTCGAAGGACGCGCTGTTCGAGTCCGTGTTCATGCGGCGTCTGGCCCCGCTGGTGGCGGCCTGCCTCGCTGAGCTGGACAGGCTGGATGCGGCGGAAGGGAAAACGACAGTCGAGGAGCTGGTCATGGCGTTTATCCGTCCGTGTCTGGCCCTTTCGAAAGATCCGTCGCGGGGCGGCGCGCTGTTTGTCCGCCTGCTGTCGCGCGCGCTGGTGGAAAACCACCGGCTGCTGCGAGAGACCATTTCCCAACAGTACAGCGTGTTCGTGCACCGCTTCGGCAAGGCCTTCAAGGAGGCTTTGCCCGGTTTGAGCGACGAGGAGCTGGCCTGGCGCATGCATCTTGCCTTCGGCATCATGTTCAACGCCTTCGCCGGCAACGATGTGCTGAAGATTTTCGTGCGCAGCCAGGTGGTGACGGCACGCGATCCGGACATGATCGTCAAGCATCTTCTGCCTTTTGTCGTTTCGGGGTTGGTGGCGCCAGCCCAGGGCTGA
- a CDS encoding acyl-CoA dehydrogenase → MITAIILIALLGVLAYFRAPVLAWTVGIAAWLAGLPYLCGATPSIAVWAVFAVIAAVLNLTFLRRLVFTGPVFGVFRKITPAMSQTEQEAINAGTVWWDRDLFSGKPDFKRLLSFPDPKLTAEEQAFLDGPTEELCAMIDDWKITHETKDLSEEAWQFIKDKGFLGMIVKKQYGGLEFSNYAHAKVVTKIATRGGTAAVSVMVPNSLGPGELLQHYGTDAQKDYYLPRLAKGLEIPCFALTSPSAGSDAGSIPDYGYVCRGSYTDPRTGEHHENVIGIRVSWEKRWITLAPVATILGLAFKLYDPEHLLGDKEDIGITCALVPTEHVGVSIGRRHYPGGAAFMNGPTWGRDVFIPIDWVIGGRDYCGQGWRMLVECLSVGRCISLPAMSVASGKLATFVTGAYARIRDQFGLPIGKFEGVDEAMARIGGYTYQMESAQDLALTGLDIGEKPSVLSAVLKYHNTERMRKTLNDALDVHGGKAVVLGPRNYLARAYQAIPIAITVEGANILTRSMIIYGQGAIRCHPFVLREMRAAMDNDLKEFDAAITGHINFVISNKVRAFWLGLTGAAFTGSPVSGPTARYYKQVTRLSSAFALLSDMAMFSLGGSLKFREKLSARLGDMLSGLYIATASLKRFERDGAPEEDLALVRWAVESALYDAQQAMHGFLANLPNRPLAWALRRVIFPWGLTLQAPSDHLGTQVARLMMAPGASRDRLTRGMYLPQSESDPVGVLPHALQATLETEPIEQKLRKLTRDGKLKALTHRERLDEALAAGVISQTEFDAVTRARKLKRDVIMVDDFDMTMTHHDDKLLERHIF, encoded by the coding sequence ATGATTACAGCCATCATTCTGATTGCGCTTCTGGGCGTGCTGGCGTATTTTCGCGCGCCGGTACTGGCCTGGACGGTCGGCATCGCCGCCTGGCTGGCCGGCCTGCCATACCTGTGCGGCGCGACGCCATCCATCGCGGTGTGGGCGGTCTTCGCCGTCATCGCCGCCGTGCTCAACCTGACGTTCCTGCGCCGTCTGGTCTTCACCGGGCCGGTGTTCGGGGTTTTCCGGAAAATCACCCCCGCCATGTCGCAGACCGAGCAGGAAGCGATCAACGCCGGCACGGTCTGGTGGGATCGCGATCTGTTCTCGGGCAAGCCCGATTTCAAGCGGCTGCTGTCTTTCCCCGATCCGAAGCTGACGGCCGAAGAGCAGGCTTTCCTCGATGGTCCGACCGAAGAACTGTGCGCGATGATCGACGACTGGAAGATCACCCACGAGACCAAGGACTTGTCCGAAGAGGCCTGGCAGTTCATCAAGGACAAGGGCTTCCTGGGGATGATCGTCAAGAAGCAGTATGGCGGTCTGGAGTTCTCCAATTACGCGCACGCCAAGGTGGTGACCAAGATCGCCACCCGCGGTGGTACCGCCGCCGTGTCGGTCATGGTGCCCAACTCCCTCGGACCGGGCGAGTTGTTGCAGCATTACGGCACCGATGCCCAAAAGGACTATTATCTGCCGCGTCTGGCCAAGGGCCTGGAAATTCCGTGCTTTGCGCTGACGAGTCCTTCCGCGGGCTCCGATGCCGGCAGTATTCCCGACTACGGCTACGTGTGCCGCGGATCCTACACCGACCCGCGCACCGGCGAGCATCATGAAAACGTGATCGGCATCCGTGTCAGCTGGGAAAAGCGCTGGATCACCCTGGCGCCTGTCGCCACCATCCTGGGGCTTGCCTTCAAGCTTTACGACCCCGAGCATCTCTTGGGCGACAAGGAAGACATCGGCATCACCTGCGCGCTGGTTCCGACCGAGCATGTCGGCGTGAGCATCGGCCGTCGCCATTACCCCGGCGGCGCCGCATTCATGAACGGTCCGACCTGGGGTCGCGATGTGTTCATTCCGATCGACTGGGTCATCGGCGGCCGCGACTATTGCGGCCAGGGCTGGCGCATGCTGGTCGAGTGCCTGTCGGTGGGCCGCTGCATTTCGCTGCCGGCCATGTCCGTGGCGTCCGGCAAGCTCGCGACCTTCGTCACCGGCGCTTACGCCCGCATCCGCGACCAGTTCGGTCTGCCGATCGGCAAGTTCGAAGGCGTCGACGAGGCGATGGCGCGCATCGGTGGTTACACCTATCAGATGGAATCTGCGCAGGACCTGGCGCTGACCGGTCTCGATATCGGCGAGAAGCCTTCGGTGCTGTCCGCGGTGCTGAAATACCACAACACCGAACGCATGCGCAAAACCTTGAACGACGCGCTCGACGTGCATGGCGGCAAGGCCGTGGTGCTCGGGCCGCGCAACTACCTGGCGCGCGCCTACCAGGCGATCCCGATCGCCATCACGGTGGAAGGCGCCAACATCCTGACCCGTTCGATGATCATCTACGGGCAGGGCGCGATCCGCTGCCATCCGTTCGTGCTGCGCGAAATGCGCGCCGCGATGGATAATGACCTGAAGGAATTCGACGCGGCCATCACCGGTCACATCAACTTCGTGATCAGCAACAAGGTGCGCGCGTTCTGGCTGGGCCTGACCGGCGCGGCCTTCACCGGTTCGCCCGTATCCGGTCCCACCGCGCGTTATTACAAGCAGGTGACCCGGCTGTCCAGCGCCTTCGCGCTGCTGTCCGACATGGCGATGTTCAGTCTTGGCGGCTCGCTGAAGTTCCGCGAGAAACTGTCCGCCCGCCTGGGTGACATGCTGTCCGGCCTGTATATCGCCACCGCTTCGCTCAAGCGCTTCGAACGCGATGGCGCGCCCGAGGAGGATCTCGCCCTGGTGCGATGGGCTGTCGAGTCGGCGTTGTACGACGCGCAGCAGGCCATGCATGGATTCCTCGCCAACCTGCCGAACCGGCCGCTGGCCTGGGCGCTGCGCCGCGTGATTTTCCCGTGGGGCCTCACCCTGCAGGCGCCGTCCGACCATCTGGGCACGCAAGTGGCGCGTCTGATGATGGCGCCGGGCGCGTCGCGCGACCGCCTGACCCGCGGCATGTATCTGCCGCAAAGCGAGAGCGATCCGGTCGGCGTATTGCCGCATGCCCTGCAGGCAACGCTGGAGACCGAGCCTATCGAGCAGAAGTTGCGCAAACTGACGCGCGACGGCAAGCTCAAGGCGCTGACCCATCGCGAGCGCCTGGACGAAGCGCTGGCCGCCGGCGTGATCAGTCAGACCGAGTTCGATGCTGTCACCCGCGCGCGCAAGCTCAAGCGCGATGTGATCATGGTTGATGACTTCGACATGACCATGACTCATCACGACGACAAGCTTCTCGAACGCCACATTTTCTGA
- a CDS encoding 3-hydroxyacyl-CoA dehydrogenase/enoyl-CoA hydratase family protein: MSQTKFIVRKVAVLGAGVMGAQIAAHLVNAKVPTVLFDLPAKEGDKNGIAKKAIEALKKQKPSPLASRDAVNHIQPANYDDHLHLLKDCDLVIEAIAERMDWKTDLYKKVAPHLGEHTIFATNTSGLSINALADSLSGELKPRFCGVHFFNPPRYMHLVEIIPCKGSDAAILDNLERFLVTTLGKGVVRAKDTPNFVANRIGVYSMLATIANAEKFGIRFDVVDDLTGPRLGRPKSATFRTADVVGLDTFAHVVKTMQDTLPEDPWHSLYKSPEWLQKLIAAGALGAKTKVGIYKKEGKQMFVLDPAKGDYVGAGEKGDDGVKEILKNPDIGARFKALRESSHPQAQFLWACFRDVFHYIGVHLADIANSARDVDFAIRWGFGWTTGPFETWQAAGWQQVAKWVDEDIKAGKALSSAPLPAWVLEADRGGVHFAEGSYNPAGNALEGRSSLDVYARQLAPAKVLGEKTVELGETVYENEGVRAFTTGDDVLVVSFKSKAHAIGPAVLDGLNAALDIAEDRFKGLVIWQTEEPFSVGADLQSMLPAFMTGDWEAIEAMIRRFQQTSLRMRYSQVPTVAATQGYVFGGGCEIALHCDRVVGALESYVGLVEVGVGLLPGGGGCKEFALRASQEARGDILAALKDYFMNIATAKVATSALEAQELGFFKKSDMVVFNAYELLYVAKQQALAMAESGYRPPMKVKSFPVAGRAGAASIKGQLVNMLEGNFISKHDFFIASQIADVMTGGDVEAGTEVNEQWILDLERKAFMTLLQNAKTQDRIANMLTTGKPLRN, translated from the coding sequence ATGTCTCAAACCAAGTTCATCGTGCGCAAGGTGGCCGTGCTCGGCGCTGGCGTCATGGGCGCGCAGATCGCTGCGCACCTGGTCAATGCCAAGGTACCGACCGTGCTGTTCGATCTGCCCGCCAAGGAAGGCGACAAGAACGGCATCGCGAAGAAGGCGATCGAAGCGCTGAAGAAGCAAAAGCCGTCCCCGCTGGCGTCCCGCGACGCCGTCAACCATATCCAGCCGGCGAACTACGACGACCACCTGCACCTGCTGAAGGATTGCGACCTGGTCATCGAGGCCATCGCCGAGCGCATGGACTGGAAAACCGACCTGTACAAGAAGGTCGCGCCGCATCTTGGCGAACACACCATTTTCGCGACCAATACTTCCGGACTGTCGATCAACGCCCTGGCCGACAGCCTGAGCGGCGAACTGAAGCCGCGTTTCTGCGGCGTGCATTTCTTCAACCCGCCGCGCTACATGCACCTGGTTGAAATCATCCCGTGCAAGGGTTCGGACGCCGCCATTCTCGACAACCTCGAGCGCTTTCTTGTCACCACCCTGGGCAAGGGCGTGGTGCGCGCCAAGGACACCCCGAACTTCGTGGCCAACCGCATCGGGGTTTACTCGATGCTGGCGACCATCGCCAACGCCGAGAAATTCGGCATCCGCTTCGATGTCGTCGACGACCTGACCGGCCCGCGCCTGGGCCGTCCGAAGTCCGCGACCTTCCGCACCGCCGACGTGGTCGGACTCGATACTTTCGCCCATGTGGTCAAGACCATGCAGGACACCCTGCCGGAAGACCCGTGGCACAGCCTGTACAAGTCGCCCGAGTGGCTGCAGAAACTGATCGCCGCGGGCGCGCTGGGCGCCAAGACCAAGGTCGGCATCTACAAGAAAGAGGGCAAGCAGATGTTCGTCCTCGACCCGGCCAAGGGCGACTATGTCGGCGCCGGCGAGAAAGGCGACGATGGCGTCAAGGAAATCCTGAAGAACCCGGATATCGGCGCCCGCTTCAAGGCGTTGCGTGAATCCTCCCATCCGCAGGCCCAGTTCCTGTGGGCGTGCTTCCGCGACGTGTTCCACTACATCGGCGTCCATCTGGCCGATATCGCGAACTCGGCCCGTGACGTTGACTTCGCGATCCGCTGGGGTTTCGGCTGGACCACCGGTCCGTTCGAGACCTGGCAGGCGGCGGGCTGGCAGCAAGTGGCCAAGTGGGTGGACGAGGACATCAAGGCGGGCAAGGCCCTGTCGTCGGCGCCTCTGCCGGCTTGGGTGCTCGAAGCCGACCGCGGCGGCGTGCACTTCGCCGAAGGCTCCTACAACCCGGCCGGCAATGCCCTGGAAGGCCGTTCCTCGCTCGATGTCTACGCGCGTCAGCTGGCGCCGGCCAAAGTGCTGGGCGAGAAAACCGTTGAACTTGGCGAAACCGTCTACGAGAACGAAGGTGTGCGCGCCTTCACCACCGGCGACGATGTACTCGTTGTGTCGTTCAAGTCCAAGGCCCACGCGATCGGCCCGGCCGTGCTCGATGGCCTGAACGCCGCGCTCGATATCGCCGAGGACCGCTTCAAGGGCCTGGTGATCTGGCAGACCGAGGAGCCGTTCTCCGTCGGCGCCGATCTGCAATCGATGCTGCCCGCTTTCATGACCGGAGACTGGGAAGCGATCGAAGCGATGATCCGCCGCTTCCAGCAGACCTCCCTGCGCATGCGCTACAGTCAGGTTCCGACCGTGGCGGCGACCCAGGGCTATGTGTTCGGTGGCGGCTGCGAAATCGCGCTGCACTGCGACCGCGTGGTCGGCGCCCTCGAGTCCTACGTCGGTCTCGTGGAAGTGGGCGTGGGCCTCCTGCCCGGCGGCGGCGGCTGCAAGGAATTCGCCCTGCGCGCGTCGCAGGAAGCCCGTGGCGACATCCTCGCCGCGCTGAAAGACTATTTCATGAACATCGCGACCGCGAAGGTGGCCACCAGCGCCCTGGAAGCGCAGGAACTCGGCTTCTTCAAGAAGTCCGATATGGTGGTGTTCAATGCCTACGAACTCCTGTACGTGGCGAAGCAGCAAGCGCTGGCCATGGCCGAATCCGGCTATCGCCCGCCGATGAAGGTGAAGTCCTTCCCGGTGGCCGGCCGCGCTGGCGCCGCCTCGATCAAGGGGCAACTGGTCAACATGCTGGAAGGCAACTTCATCAGCAAGCATGACTTCTTCATCGCGTCGCAGATCGCCGACGTGATGACCGGCGGCGATGTCGAAGCCGGCACCGAGGTCAACGAGCAATGGATCCTGGATCTGGAGCGCAAGGCGTTCATGACGCTTCTGCAGAACGCCAAGACGCAGGATCGTATTGCCAACATGCTGACGACCGGCAAGCCGCTGCGCAACTGA
- a CDS encoding OmpP1/FadL family transporter, translating to MKLKHLSLSVMMMGAASVTVSTQAVASGYHFGSQSVSSQGTAFANGAEAADSSTIFYNPAGLSRLDGTQFSGGVTLVIPDSKYTEEGSTRNSGAATGGNNGGSFAPGLVAAPSLYLSHRINDKITVGLGVFVPFGAKLDYDKTWAGRYALQNIKLETFNLNPSVSFKLDDHHAFGFGVSAQHMKAKLAKGVDVASGISNAVKYTAAGQALATSKISAGVVQAVGGQAAYQTLVTAAAGGNTTAATTLANAKTAVTAALGKSLAALPDGQARMDADDWGFGFNLGYMYTLDENTRFGIAYRSNIQHKLKGNAIWDYTGVTDPAILAALRASHDNSAASVDVNTPESVAVNAFHQLTPTIALMGDVTWTAHSRMKSIDIKFPGTHEGDLVIKQEWKDTVKVSVGANYQYSDAVLLRAGLAYDQSPVKNDSLRHPALPDSDRYVVSLGANYKFNKQSSVDFAYSYMFFKKAKVNFTDTCRIGADNTCTGNGETTIGNYKTNLQMVGLQYNYSF from the coding sequence ATGAAACTCAAGCACTTGAGCCTGTCCGTCATGATGATGGGTGCCGCGTCTGTCACCGTGTCGACCCAGGCCGTCGCTTCGGGCTATCACTTCGGTTCCCAGAGCGTTTCCTCCCAGGGGACCGCCTTCGCGAACGGCGCGGAAGCCGCCGACTCGTCGACCATTTTCTACAACCCGGCCGGCCTATCCCGCCTGGACGGAACCCAGTTTTCCGGTGGCGTGACTCTGGTGATCCCGGATTCCAAGTACACCGAGGAAGGCTCCACGCGCAATAGCGGCGCCGCCACGGGCGGCAACAACGGCGGCTCGTTCGCGCCCGGACTCGTGGCCGCGCCGTCCCTGTACCTGTCGCACCGGATCAACGACAAGATCACCGTCGGCCTTGGCGTGTTCGTTCCGTTCGGCGCCAAGCTCGACTATGACAAGACCTGGGCCGGCCGCTACGCGCTGCAGAACATCAAGCTGGAAACCTTCAACCTGAACCCGTCCGTGTCGTTCAAGCTCGACGACCACCACGCCTTCGGTTTCGGCGTGTCGGCCCAGCACATGAAGGCCAAGCTCGCCAAGGGCGTGGACGTGGCCAGCGGCATTTCCAACGCCGTGAAGTACACGGCGGCGGGTCAGGCCCTGGCGACCAGCAAGATCAGCGCGGGCGTCGTCCAGGCCGTTGGCGGCCAGGCGGCCTACCAGACGCTGGTGACGGCGGCGGCGGGTGGCAACACCACGGCGGCCACCACGCTAGCTAACGCGAAAACCGCGGTGACCGCCGCGCTGGGCAAGTCGCTTGCCGCCCTGCCCGACGGTCAGGCGCGCATGGACGCGGATGACTGGGGCTTCGGGTTCAATCTGGGCTACATGTACACCTTGGACGAGAATACCCGCTTTGGTATCGCTTACCGTTCCAACATCCAGCACAAGCTCAAGGGCAATGCGATCTGGGATTACACGGGGGTAACCGATCCCGCGATCCTCGCCGCACTGCGCGCTTCGCACGACAACTCGGCGGCCAGCGTGGATGTGAACACTCCCGAGTCGGTCGCCGTCAACGCCTTCCATCAGTTGACTCCGACCATCGCCCTGATGGGGGATGTGACCTGGACCGCCCACTCGCGCATGAAGAGCATCGACATCAAGTTCCCCGGCACGCATGAGGGGGATCTCGTCATCAAGCAGGAGTGGAAGGATACCGTCAAGGTGTCGGTGGGCGCCAACTATCAGTACAGCGACGCGGTGCTGCTGCGCGCGGGTCTCGCGTACGACCAGTCGCCGGTGAAGAACGACAGTCTGCGTCACCCGGCCCTGCCCGACAGTGACCGCTATGTCGTGTCGCTGGGCGCCAACTACAAGTTCAACAAGCAGTCGTCGGTTGATTTCGCCTACAGCTACATGTTCTTCAAGAAAGCCAAGGTCAACTTCACCGACACTTGCCGGATCGGCGCGGACAACACCTGCACCGGCAACGGCGAAACGACGATCGGCAATTACAAGACCAACCTGCAAATGGTCGGTCTGCAGTACAACTACAGCTTCTAA
- a CDS encoding acyl-CoA thioesterase gives MDIPCDKMPALRVRALPISTDAYGRVQAGWLMNQIDLAGSLVAERESCGPVALVAVNAFQFSLPILLGDVVNLYVEKLRVGQKSITLKITVSSERMSGETVFITEVIVTFVAVDLQGKSRLLGETSAGIP, from the coding sequence ATGGACATTCCCTGCGACAAAATGCCGGCTCTCAGGGTTCGCGCTCTCCCGATCAGTACCGACGCGTACGGGCGCGTTCAGGCCGGATGGCTGATGAATCAGATCGATCTGGCCGGCAGCCTCGTGGCCGAGCGGGAGTCGTGCGGTCCGGTGGCGCTGGTGGCGGTGAACGCTTTCCAGTTCTCCCTGCCCATTCTCCTCGGAGACGTGGTCAACCTGTATGTGGAAAAGCTGCGTGTCGGCCAAAAATCCATCACGCTCAAAATTACGGTCAGCTCCGAACGCATGAGTGGGGAAACGGTTTTTATTACCGAAGTGATTGTCACGTTTGTCGCCGTCGACTTGCAGGGAAAATCACGCCTGCTGGGTGAAACGTCGGCGGGAATTCCCTGA
- a CDS encoding DNA-3-methyladenine glycosylase I — protein MAYHDTEWGFPVGDDTRLFEQLCLEGFQSGLSWLTILKKREAFRRAFAGFDIATLVRFDDRDVERLLADAGIVRHRGKIEAVINNARCAERLLEREATLAAYVWRYEAKRTEFRVGAARSTEAQAMAADLKRQGWRFVGPTTVYAFMQAIGLVNDHQADCHVRVAAEAARERFAVPGR, from the coding sequence ATGGCGTATCACGATACGGAATGGGGCTTCCCCGTTGGGGACGATACCCGCCTCTTTGAGCAACTGTGCCTCGAGGGATTTCAATCGGGTCTCAGCTGGCTCACCATCCTGAAAAAACGCGAGGCCTTCCGTCGGGCCTTCGCCGGTTTCGACATCGCCACCCTGGTCCGCTTCGATGACCGGGACGTCGAGCGTCTGCTGGCCGATGCCGGCATCGTGCGCCATCGCGGCAAGATCGAAGCCGTGATCAACAATGCGCGTTGCGCGGAGCGCCTCCTGGAGCGCGAGGCAACGCTCGCGGCGTATGTCTGGCGCTACGAGGCGAAACGCACGGAATTCCGTGTCGGGGCCGCCCGCTCGACCGAGGCGCAAGCCATGGCGGCGGATCTGAAGCGCCAGGGCTGGCGTTTTGTCGGGCCGACCACCGTGTATGCCTTCATGCAGGCAATCGGCCTGGTGAACGATCATCAGGCCGATTGTCATGTCCGGGTCGCCGCCGAGGCGGCGCGCGAGCGT
- a CDS encoding exopolyphosphatase, whose product MARHHYRLVTRSDFDGLVCAVLLRELELIDEIVFVHPKDMQDGKVAITGNDITTNLPYTRQAHLVFDHHLSETLRNEGIPANYIIDPKAPSAARVVYNHFGGADALPGISPEMMEAVDKADSAQLSREDILEPKGWVLLNYLMDARTGLGRFKDFRIGNYQLMMDLIVYCRHHDIGDILSLPDVQERVALYREHEAAAKEQILRCSRVHGNLVVLNLLHETVIHPVNRFMIYALFPECNISIHVMWGLNRQNIVFAVGKSILNRSSSTNIGALMLQYGGGGHEAAGTCQIRSDRAEDVQEELVARIRGHG is encoded by the coding sequence ATGGCTCGACACCACTACCGGCTGGTCACGCGCAGCGACTTCGATGGTCTGGTCTGCGCTGTTTTGCTCCGAGAACTGGAACTGATCGACGAGATCGTGTTTGTGCACCCCAAGGACATGCAGGATGGCAAAGTGGCGATCACCGGCAACGACATCACCACCAATCTGCCGTACACGCGCCAGGCTCACCTGGTTTTCGACCATCACCTTTCCGAAACCTTGCGCAACGAAGGCATTCCGGCCAACTACATCATCGACCCGAAAGCCCCCTCCGCCGCTCGCGTGGTGTACAACCACTTTGGCGGGGCCGACGCTCTGCCCGGCATCAGCCCGGAAATGATGGAGGCGGTCGACAAGGCCGACTCCGCGCAGCTCTCCCGCGAAGACATCCTCGAACCCAAAGGCTGGGTCCTGCTCAACTATCTGATGGATGCGCGCACCGGGCTTGGGCGCTTCAAGGACTTTCGCATCGGCAATTACCAGTTGATGATGGATCTGATCGTCTACTGCCGCCATCACGACATCGGCGACATCCTGAGCTTGCCGGATGTGCAGGAACGCGTGGCGCTGTACCGCGAGCATGAAGCGGCCGCCAAAGAGCAGATCCTTCGCTGCTCTCGGGTGCACGGCAATCTGGTGGTGCTCAACCTGCTGCATGAAACCGTGATTCATCCGGTCAACCGCTTCATGATTTATGCACTGTTTCCCGAGTGCAACATCTCGATCCATGTCATGTGGGGACTTAACCGGCAGAACATTGTCTTCGCGGTCGGCAAATCGATTCTGAACCGCTCGTCCAGCACCAATATCGGCGCGCTGATGCTGCAATATGGTGGAGGGGGGCACGAAGCGGCGGGAACGTGCCAGATTCGCAGCGACCGGGCCGAGGATGTGCAGGAAGAACTGGTCGCGCGCATCCGCGGTCACGGCTGA